ATTCCAGGGGAGCTGCCTTGTCCTGAGCTGAAACATAAATACCTTGTTGATCATGTTTAATGTGCACTCAAAGACAGCATCGAAGATCTGAGGTATTTCAGCAGTGATGTGCCCCCCCAGCTTGTTGACAATGATGGCCATGGTGCTGAGCACCTCGGGCTCCCGCGCCGCGGGCACGTTCCGCTGGTAGTCGATGAGAACTGCATCCAACAACGGAGGAACAAAGTTTTCAGCTACCTAATTGGAAGAGTAAACCGTGGTTATGCAGTGCAGCTACGGAGCAAAGGCTCCAGCACGTGGTTCCTAAGGAAAAGGGTTGCCTGGAACTCAACGGGGAAGTTGAAATACGTTCCCATCCTCTGTATCCACCTTCCCACAGGGCTCTTAAACCTCCTTGATTCTCTCCAAGATCGCCCTCAGCTAAAAACTGAAGTATCTCAAACATAGCTAAGCTTACCTCTCCTTTCTATTTTACAGACCTCCTGAAGCAAGTTCTCCTGTGACCAACTGGTTCAGTCAACAGAACACAAACCAGAGCTCTTCCCAATTCCGCCTTAGGAGTTATTTGTACAAAATGCATCTACTTACCATCTGTGGATCATTGGACCTGCTCACCCAGCCAGAAATTAGTTTCAGAGTTTCCCTTTTTACAGTCCTCATACTTCTAATCAAGGGCTGCTTTGTTACCATTTCACCTGGAAAATTTTAAAGCTTCAGTTAATTGTGTGAgatgtaaaaaaaccaaaaatagaAGATTAGGCTGACATAAACAGAACTGAGAATGCTTGATTTTTATATCCAAATTACAAAGACTGTTAAAGGCTTCCTTTGTCTTTAATCTTCACCAATTGTGAAGACATGCTCTGAGGTGACTGCAATCCCAGCAGTTGCTGGCCAAGGAGAACACCAGGCCTACAGCCCCAGCAACCGCTTCCTAAAATTCACTGTGTCTGACAAGGACAAATTCTGGCCATTAGAGCTgctgaatgaaaatgtattgaTTTCTCAGCCACTTTTCTTCTGAATTCTGAGAATCTACTTCAAGGTAAAGCAGCTGCTCCGTTTCCAAGTTCCATTTAACATTCCCATTTCCAGGTATCATCGTCTGCACCGGCCTGAGAACCGCTCGGAACACAGAACTCAACAACTGACTCATTTCATCTTGTAATGAACCACCACAGAAGCACCTTCTGCTGAGACACCACAGGCCCTTATTTATCTGGTAAAAATAGCTATGTGAGGTAATTGATaattcctcctctgtgactgAAAGCCTGGTTTATCCTGACTTTTGAGGCCTCTTCACTCACAATTCTGCAACGCAGCTCGGGAGCAGCAGAGTCTGGTACAAAACCTGCCAACAGCTTCTGAGGAAATGGCTGGGATTCTATTTACAGAGAGGCTTTTAACACTCAAAATCAGAGTCAGCTCCAAGAACACACACTACTTGGTCTCAGCAAGATGCCTATTTATTCTAAGTAAGCATCTCCACTGTTCTCAATCTTCCTTAAACCTTCTCATTCAGAgatgttttttcctccctctaaAACTGGGAGTTCTTTATTTCAATACAACGACTGGTTAACAAAGAGATTGAAGCAAGCACTTCCAATTCTTTTCTACTTTCCCAAACAGTAAATTCAAACAGTGACAATAACCTAATTGGGATGTACTTTGAAACCTGATGGCAGACACTGCTTACCCCCCATTTTCAGGAAGAACCTGGAATTTCTTACCATTAGCCTGAATagctgcagaaatattttcacttaGGCACTTGTACACATTCAGCATATCTAAATAAATTCTTCCAAGCTGAATCACAAAGGGGTGGCCAACTGCTTTACACGCTCTCACATTGGTTTTCAGAATGCTACCAAGCTGCTTGACTGTTTCAGGATCCTTTAGGATATCAacattctgttaaaaaaaaaaaaaaatcaagagttCATATTGGTTAGTGAATACAACTGCCCTGTGGCTTTCAATATAAAAGCCTGAAGTTGAAACAATTTATCTTATACAGTGCCTTAAAGAACACATCATTGACATTCATGGActttacatacatatatatatatacatacacacactgcTCTTTATTTCATGGAACTTGCCAGTACCCACAACAGAGTCAGGATAAAacttgaaattatttcattctgCTCGTCTGCAGAAGTATTTTTGCTGCAGTGGTAAAAGCATTACTCTAGttacagaaagggaaaaaaacctaaggAGATTAAGAAGGTGAAAACCGAAGTGGTCCAAAGGAAATGCAGTGGAAGTGGTCTTTTTTTAAGAGGGAAGTCAGAGTAAGAAAAGTAACTCAAGCTCACTGAAGTTTCAGGTTCTTAATTAGATTAACTGCAAATGGATTGTCTCTTGTGCAGTGTCAAGACTGCTGTTCTTTAAGTATTTTGGAAGACTGAAAGAGATGGAATGTAAAAGTGAGAAGTAAAGACGTGCTTTACAGAATTTTTAGCATTATAATTTCCTGTTATCCAGAAAGAAAACCCACTCAGCCAGGTGAAAGGCCTTTAAAAATCTACTGCAAATAAAAATCTACTCTGTGCAGTAACAAAAAACTGTGCTTTAGATCagatttaaacaaatattttgtcatttaaGTCTCCTCTCTCAAAACAGCACTTTCATTGTCACGTCAGTGACTGTTTTTAGCCATCTTGTTGTGAAGTCCaccccagctctgtgcacttCATGTGAAAATATGCATAAATAAACATTTAGCAGCTTTTCACCTGAACATGGAAGACATTTAGAACTTCTGAGCTCACCTTTGTTGCCTGTTGGATGATGCTGTCCCACACCTGGTTGGGCAGCAACATGTACTTTTCTATCAGGTGCTCCTGCACAGTCTGGTCCGTCTGTGCCCCGATCATGTATCCCACTGCTTCGTAAAACGTGTGCACCTggggggggagcagcagcacagcaagcagGGAGGTTAAAAAGGttaaaaaggagggaggaagaactTTAAACATAGCCAGACATGTTTAAAAACTGGCTTCCATCGCTCCTGGAAGTGCTTTTTTCCAGATGCCAGATCCACTCTGCCCGGAGTTTCAGTATGTTATTGGAACGTCTCAGTGCGTGTCACATGTGAACACTGTTCTCCCTTCCAGGACacatttccccttcccttttggCTTAGTCCTCACCCCCTCCTTCAAAAATACAACCACTGTCCAAATATACTGTTATAATAGAGTATTGCTCTTTCCCAAAGCAGAAGCACTGAGTTAGATTCAATGTCTTCTTTTCAGGTTAAAACATTCCAGAACTTAAAAATTCCAACTAACTGACACTTTAATTCCACTTCCAAGCGTTTCCAAGTAACATCTCAAAGCAACCTGGGCTATTTGTCCCCTAACAAAAACCTAAGGAATATAATTCATCACTGGAAAAACCCCTGCCTTTCCCTAAGAGGCACCTTTCCATCAGTCTTTAGGAATCACCCACACCACTGAACCAAAACATACCTGCTGTGGCTGAAGGTCACAGATGATTGTGTTGATGTTGTTCAAGATCTCATCAATAAATGGCATCACCTCCCCCACCTGCACCTGGACAAAGTGCCGGCGGCATTTCTGTGCTATTTTGATGAAGGTATCACAAGCCATGTCCTGGACACCATCGTGGGTTTCTAAATCAGATCAAGGCAGTtattgctttgtgttttctccCCTACATGTGTCTATGTAtaggcatattttttttttaataattataacaaaaaataagaaaaaaacccagataatTACCATGCATAAATTCAAACAGCTTGTTGACTACTGTCTTCAAGAATTTCCAGTGAGCTCTCAAAAACCGAGGGTATTGACCTACTATATACATTATATTTGATGCAATAATGGCTTTATTGTCCTTTCCTCGCTTTTGTTCACACAGTCCCAGGAGATCCTGCAACACAATAGATTCTTGGTTTCCTCCTCAAGTTTGTCCAGTTCAATTAAAAGCACTTTAAGCATAAAATCCTCTAAGGAGCTACATTAAAGTGGTTGCCATAATCAAGTTCAAAACccaaattaagaaataaaaaaaaaaacaaatgagtgGTTTAAGATTGGGGTGATGAAATCATTTCAGTTTCAGACAAACCCAGATCACTGTATTTTAAACTACAGAATCTCCATTTTACATATAACTAAAGATTCCTTCAGGGGGGAGTTCCACAAGCCTCACAGTCCTCAATACTGCCTGAGTGGCTGATATCAATAAAATACACACTTCACATCAAACAGAAGATATTAAACTAAATCTTCTGTATGAATTCAGATGACCTGTTAAAGGTCCATTACTCTTGTAAAAATATTATGCacatatttacaaatatttgagTTTTATTAATGAATGTACAGAAGACAGCAAAGGAGCATGGTGCTAGGCTAGTTAAAATAGTGGGTTATTGTGCCACTCTCCTGTATTTCATCAATAatccctttccagctcttctgcatccccaaagaaaaacatttcattgtGAACTAAACTTCACCCCACAGAAAAGGCTGTTTGGATCAATGCATTCTTCATGGCTAACAAATTTATCAGCCCCAAATTCAGGACAGAAGATCTCCCGCTCATTTATTCTCATCACCCTGCATTTACAAGGCAGCTTTCTAAGAACACAGAGCAGTGTTTCTGTACACTTGGTTTCTTGAGCATGGACTCTGAAGTGTGACCCAAGCTGTTGGTTCTGCTCCAGGATACCTTAATTACTGTAACCAGGAACCTCTTCTCATCCTCTTCGTGCATCGCGCCGCTGATGGAGCCGAtggcccagcacagggtgtTCAGGTTTTTCCATGACCACTCTGTCCCATTCACTTGATTGTGAAGTTTTTCAGTCATAATTCGTTCTGTGTCTGCATAGTCCAGGTGTGTAAGATAAACTGAAAGACATCAACGTGGAACAGGGCACGTTTTAAAGCAGCAATTGGATCGTAACTCTGTAAGCAGTTGaataaaaatgcagtgaaacTATCAGGCAATTGCAATGCTCCTCTGCTGAACTCAGGACAAAACTGGATAATAATTTAAACACAAATTTGTTGAAACTGTGTTTTAAAGATGGACAGTAAATTTTATTGAGTTTGCCTGCGTGTGATGCTTTGCTGAGATCCCTCAGAACAATGTGGAAAGTGCAAATCAATGAATGTCTCACATACCAGTCAAATCAGCAAAGCTGCCCAGTTCAATTATTACCCAAAGGCATCTGTAGTGATGATCTATAGGGAATATGGGATTGGCTTCCTATGGGGGGACATTAAACAGCCTCTTTATTTCAGTGTTACCGAGCCTGCTGGTGCAATAACCCATGGATAACATGGAGCTGATGCTCCTGAACAGGCCCAGGTGGAAGATTCAGGTATCACAACTCAGACACTTGCATCAGCCCCTAATAGGATTAGTGTCTCCAATATACAATTCTAAATCCCAGCAAGTCAAGAGCAATTTAAGGCCAGGTTCAGAAATAGATTTTTACTGGACCACAGAAAACAGCTTCCACcacattctccttttttttaagtgaatcTTACAAGATAATACACGATAAGCAATATGAACCAAATCTGcattttcatataaataattCTGTATCTGGAAATACAACCAAGGCTCAGGACATACAGTAATTGTTTTAATACAATAAATCAAATGTTTAATACAATAGTACTGGAGTTTTTCACATTCCATATGAAAATGTGGACAATTAGAATAATTAGAACAATTAACCTCACACTGGCTGCACCTGCACCAAAAGGACAAGggtgagaataaaaaaaatccacatacaCTTTGCATCCCCCACAGCTTTCCCACAAACACTCCCAGTGCAAAAATCTGTTATTAAACACTCAGTGTTCCCATTTGCActtgataaaaaatatttagtgtgTAAGTCTGGTGTCCTAAATGTCTGAAAACTCtactcccctccctccctcaacTGTCAGTTGGGACTCTGACTTTTTTACTTACCCCAAAACCCCCCTAAACGATCCCTGCAATCCACAGGCACAAATTCCAGCCAGTCCACTTACCCAACGTTTCTCTCATGTTTTTATACAAGTTTATGGAGTCTGTGTCCTTCATGAATTCCCGAACTACCTCGCCTTGATCGTTCTCCACAACCAGGACTTCCTCAGGCTTGGCCATGCGGCTCACCATGAGCAACCGGACCTGGgggcagagaaaagggaatCCAGCTCTCACACAAAAGCCCTCACAGCATTCCCAGATATTCCACAGGTGTTTACAGAGCACTCTGGCCAGGCAGTCTCAACCATATAAAAGGTTATATATCCAGCTCACACACAAATTCTACAGAGAAATATCAACTAACAAGCCTTTAAGAATGGAACCTGctgacttctctctctctccatgaACAAGCTGGGtagttaaaaaaccccaacctatGAAGTAGATAAACTTTTTAGATTCAAAATGTGTATGTCATAGTAGGGGTCTTTTAAAGATCACTTTTCCCAAACGCAGAGGATTTTACTCCAAGTGTAACACTCCAGCCTTTCTGTTAAAAGAAGCCGTTtaacactgatttattttaaaattaagtcttACTTTAAGTATCTTAAAAAAGCTGAAACACCATACTAACTCCTGTTATACAGTGGTGTCACCTTAAGTATTTTCACAATTGCAGCTGATTACAGAACTAGAGTTGAAGCAACTACTGACTACCCAAAGAAAGGGGAGTTTTCTCAGGTCACTTCTTGCACGAGGCAAAAATCTTTACTTCACCAACAGTATCTGGATCTTTCCAGTGCTATTCCCTAAGCCTGGATTACCTTGGACAAAACAGGCAGGTAAAGCTGCCTCCTTGGAGGAACATCGAAGTGTTGGCTCCCCGAAAGCAGCGGAGAAGCGGACGTTGAGAACGGACTTTCCCTGTAGAGCTCAGCAGCCAAATGGTTCCAGTATTCAAGACAAATCTtgaaaatttcagtttcttcaaCTTCTGATACCAACAACATGTAATGAAGAGCCTGGAAAAGAGTGTGGTTTAAACAGCCCATTACTGATTATTTATCCACATTGCTTCAAGTTCAGTGATCCCCAATCCTGATAAAATGTCAAGAGTTTGGAAgaagaggcagcagcactgcaatGACATCACTTACAAGTCAGAGTCGTGACTGGCAGAGCAAGTCACAAACAAGGAGTTCTGTcaattattgttattttcaaaGCATGCACAGATTCTTAGAACTGAAGGAGCCTAAAGACATCTTAAAAAATGCCATCACCAAAGCAGCCTGTTTGGAAATTATCAAACCCGTGGCCTCTGGAGCTTCTGCAGGGCATTGCCAGAGCCTCAAAGCGCTCAACAGCTGGTGTCAGGGATTGCTATTCTCAACACTATTACTGCTGCTTTGTTCTGGATCCTTTTACCCTGCAGTActgctcctctgcttcccaCAGAAGTCATCTGCCAGGACACTTTCAACTTCTTTACAGACAGAACAACGACAGCAGGCTGAGAGGGGAAAGCCACCGAAGCAATTCTGACAAGCTGAGACACCAACCATACAAATCAGAGCTACACAGACAAACATTTTTTGCCTAAGCTTATTTTTCAGTTCCCTGGTGATAAAATCTGAAGACATTTTCACAGCTTAGGTACTAGAACAACCTGCAGTGCTTTAGAAGATAAAGATCTTATCGAGCATCAAGAGAGGGATTTAAAGCAGCCATACATTCATTTTATACACATCAATTCCTCTTGGTAATTTCACTTGAAATAACTGATGTAGCCTCCTTCACTAGTCCAATGAATCTGTGGAACAACTTCAGGAGATCTAGTGCATCCAAAGTGCAGGAATAAACAGGTTAGAATGACCTGTACCAGGTTCTGTTATACCAGAATGTATCAAGTTAAATCTGCAGCCATTTTAGGCCAGCCTAAGTACTTTGTTAAACATTACAACATCCTGAACAAGACTACAGTTGTTGAGAATCAAGCTTCATAAATACCTGTTTTAAAGAAGAATTTAACATAGTTATGCTGATGAGGAAGGAAGCCAATACCTAAAAATTGCACTTGGATTTGCACACAATTGCAAAGGACATGCAAGAGTACGATGATTTAAAAATTGCAGTGagtgtgaaaatgaaaacacactTGCTTACATTTTTAAGCTGGATAAAGCAAGGAACTCACCTCCATTAGTGTTTCCCTCAGATTTAATCTTTTCTCTATAAGCAGACCATGTTCCTTGAGGAAGGTGCAGAGGAACAAACTGAGATTCTGGATGAAGTTCTGTTCATCATCTTTGCCATTCGAGTAAGCAAGTCGGATATTGGTATTTAAAGGAAGCATCTGACAAAAAGGATGGAGGCACAATCAAGAATTTCCCTTTTTATACAGAAGAACTATTGTGTATCAGCaaatattttgctcttttgaggaaaaaaaaaaaagaccttctGTTTTTCATGCAGAACCTCCCAGCATTGCAAAGAGAGGAAATAACTGTCAAAAAACCCCTTTAACCATCTACTTGTGATGCAAATACAGTGAGGAAAGTTACAGACTCATGCACCTGAATCTGAACTGCTCAGAGGGGAATCATCAAATTATATAAAATTTCATGTATGGTTTTATATGATAGATGTTCCAAAAATTAAACAGCAACTTGCAGAGTGTTGGGTCAGTTTAAGCCTTAAGAAACACATTTTGTTGTGCCTCTCTCCACTTTCTGCACCAGACAGCCCAAGTGCTCAAAATTAATTAGTTAATCAAACCAACATAGTTGCAAATGAGTCACAAAAATACACTCAGCATCTTCTGATCACACCACAAATACCAGTGAGGAACAATACTTGTCCTATCAGGAAATCTGATGTAATGGATGTAAAAACTTGTCAACTACAGTAGGTTTTACAGAAACCGGTTTTTGGGGCAGTCAAAGAGagatttataaaaaaaaccattaCCTGTTTTAACTGCATCATGGTCAGTGTAAAAAGTGTTACAAATTGTTCTTCATATTGGCTTACACTGACCCCTGCAATCTCTGTGAGGCACTTCAAAGAGACGTTTCGAAACATGGGAACATTTAAGAACtgttgagaaaagaaaaataaagagtatCACAGAAGTGTtgcactcaaaaaaaaaattaaatacaagcTGCAGAACAGTTAaaagtaattcttttttttttgcaagagtACCTTGTATATTAGTGTGCTGATTAACTTGGTCTCAAATATATATCCCAGAGGAATCCAGTTCAGAAATCGTAGCAAAGTTTCCAAAGTTGCATGGACTAAGGGAGCATTTTGGGAGTTTTCCTGTAAAGGATCAGCAGTGTTTATGACATTGTGACACTGTTTGGCAGGAGAGGGggcagaatttttaaaaacatcagtAAAGAAATATCACTTACCATCACAAACTGACACAGCTGAAATATCTGAGAGAATTCATTGCACATgctgtaaaaaacaaaataaattaaaaattaagcattGCCACATCATgaatcaaaatatatatatatatgcacacaaaACAGGTCCTGAAGACCTATGCCTTGCATTCACAAGCCACCTGGTTTTTACCCACTTTCATGGTAATAATGCATGTTTTGAAGTAGCTTGAAGCCTGTGCCTGCAAATTCTGGCTTAGGGAATACAATCTGTTAGAAGGGGAGGAACCATCAGTCAACAGATGCTGCTTGCAACAAGGTAGAAATCCCTGCCTGTACAATAGTTACACATCcctgctttaaagaaaaaacagctcTCTGAAATGGAATTAGACATCTGTAGGTGCTCACACAAAGTGAGAGCAActgaagcagcagcaagcacaaGGTCTGCCCTGTTAATTAAGCTTAAATGTATATACTTGCCTGTCTTTCAAATGCTTAGCTTTTACTTGAGTGATCTGGCCACTGGAAAAATCAAACACCTCTTCACTCAAGAGTTTGAGGATGACCATGTTGTTCTGACAGAGGCTCTCACTAGTCCTGCTGGCTCCCACAATGTCACTTATAAAGGTTGGCCAGTGCTTGGGCCACTCCTGTTTCAAGATCTGCAAAGCGAAGCGGCCAAAGGTGAGACACGGGTGCCAAAGGCAGGGACTTCACAGCAAAATTCAAAGTTttctgagctccagctcacctGAACGAGGATCATATTCAGTTTGCCAATATACACTTTCTCTTTCTgcaggagagaagagatcagtcaGGTTGTGCCCAATACTCCCCTCCCTCGCCCTCCCCTCAGCAGGATTCACTTACTTCTACACATGTTGGGTCAGATGAGGTCTTGATAATTAGGCCgacaacatattttttaataccTGCAGGAGAGgtaggaatttatttttaacagtgcCACATATCACTGGTGTAGTTACAAACATTTCTGATATCAGAccctttgcatttttaaaaagaaacccctgTCAGGACCATATTTGTACATGTCAGTGagctaaatgaaaaaaaattcacctttACCAGTTCTGCCAGAGGATATTTTGGATGTACAAAATTAGTGAATTCTagtttattgcctttttttttgtttgtttacacaTCACTTATTTGGTTATAGTTCTTCCAAAGgtgtttttaaatgattttaGAGTTTTCAGCTCCACCAcagaaccaaaaaaacccaccatggTAAGAAGTTGCATGGCCTGAGGTTTCATTTTGCCACCTAATGCTCAGGTCCCTCCTCACCATTAACCTCTCAACTACTGCAGCCATGGAAACAACAGCTTTCCAAGTGACTTTTCATCCCAAAACCACGAGACTCCCAAGGAAAGGAGGATCTGGAGTCGTGACCTTGGTGAATATTCCAGCAGTTCCACTCCAACCCAGCTCTGACCCCACGACCCATCCGAGCACAGCGGGGATTAAACCCCTCGAACCGGGCAAGTGTTTTCTTGCCACAAGGAAGCAACATCCCAGAACAGGTGGATGTTTTGCCAATCAAATCCAGGAACCCAAAAATCTGGTTTCAATCATTTCTCCAGCAAGACAGTCAACTGACTCATGCAGGGAACATGTTGAagattccagaaaaaaattgtcacTGTAAGAGTGCCTTATGTTGAAGGCATAATCCACTGTGTTAAGTTTTAAAAACTTGTCTAAGACTTCAGCAAAtttagtaatatttttatttttttttttttttggatttcagGCCTAAGCAAGAGGATTAAAAGAGACAGTTTAGTAATTGCATTCCCATGAAATCTGGCAAAACCAGATCTAGACTTTGAGGCATTAGATAGGAACCAGACAGGAGCTGTTCTGCAGGTAGTTCCAATTACAAATGAAACTATTCATCATCATCAACTGGGATCAATTCACAGTACTCCagttattaataaaataagcagCACTGTCAGTCCCTGGGCAAGAGTTATTACCAAGCACTAGTCTGACATCATAGGCCTGTTCTAGTGTTTTAAAgctaaaaaataaacacactttGCTGAAGCATTACAGCAATTCACAAATGAGATATGAAAGCTACCAAAAATAGGATGGAAATAGGTTTGCAGAGCCAGAAACTAAACTATTATAACTGTCTGCCAAACCACTAAGGAAAACCTACTGTTGCAACTCTTTGCATttcaaaaaggaattaaaaagtTAATATTGTTCTTAGAGTTCTGACTGCTAATTTATGTTATTTTCCATCTTGCTTCATCAATGGAATTGTGCTGTTCAGGAACAATTTGAATATTATGTTACCACTGATCTGGCCTTGAGACCAGCAAACAcaaacagctgctctgctccacagcTTGTCCATcaagacaataaaaataaaagtaaaaatggtCCCCACAGCTCAAAAGACAACCTAGAAAGTTTGCTCCTTTTCATGCTGCAGGCTGCTGAGGTCTTCCAACGAGCAAAGTCATATTCCTAATCCCTTAAAAGCAGCAGCTATCCAATTCTCTAATGCTCTTTTTGGcttaaatgtaattttctttttttttttttttttacctcaagTGGTTCCTGCTCCACATTTAATAACTCATTTCTTTATGATCCCATAGGAAAGATAATTCTCAGCAGAACAAATATATGTCAGCTTTGTGTTCTGACAAAAATCAACACGCAGGCTCATTACCATTTTTCAGCAGGACACATCCAAAAAAATCCTGCTCCAGGGTAGAGGTCCATGGGATGTGCTGAAAGTGTTTTGGGAACTTCAAGGGAAGTGCTATTTTAGGGAGGCAGGCACAGCACATGCACCAGCCACACAACCACTGCCTAGAAGGTCTCCTTCCACCACAAGCAGCTGAACGAGTTTGAAGGTGGCAACAACACAACTGCCAAGTTCAGACCCTTCCCTGAGCCAAACAGGAAGAGACAGAGACATTCCTGGAAAACAGACCTTccaataaaacaataaaacacaaCACACCAGCCACAGTACCCAGGGCACACTTAACGTTCTTCAAAGAGCAGCTGATGTTACAACTGCACTGAACTCACAACAACCTGCAAACAATTTTCCCCATTCCCTGTTTTCCATTCCAAAACTTTCACTGCAACAGAACTGGCAGTTCTACCACCTGCTCGAGTTCAAGGGCTaagctgagaaaaaaacagagttAACAAGGAAGTTCAGCAGTTAAAACCTTTCTTAAACCAACTTTGATGTCTCAGCTAAGCTGGCAGGGAAGTGCCCAGGTGAGGAACACCTTTATCAACAGCAGATCATCAAAATATGTCCCAATTATCAGAAAGGCTGGACATGGTCACTGTCACCCCACTGGTGGCATTTTCTAATAAGTGAAGCACGAGAAGTACTTGAGTacaaagtacaaaaaaaaaaggcaggacaGAGCAAGGACATGAACTCAAGGCCTTACAGAACATTCCTGGATGTACACTAGACACTGAAGTCCTTCTGTGAAAGTTCCTTGTCTCCAGAGAGGCAAACATGCACTAAAACTGAAAACTTCCCAGAGGGAAAGTTGTTTTCCCAGGTGAGCCCGAGCTGTGCA
This DNA window, taken from Pseudopipra pipra isolate bDixPip1 chromosome 3, bDixPip1.hap1, whole genome shotgun sequence, encodes the following:
- the XPO1 gene encoding exportin-1, which codes for MPAIMTMLADHAARQLLDFNQKLDINLLDNVVNCLYHGEGAQQRMAQEVLTHLKEHPDAWTRVDTILEFSQNMNTKYYGLQILENVIKTRWKILPRNQCEGIKKYVVGLIIKTSSDPTCVEKEKVYIGKLNMILVQILKQEWPKHWPTFISDIVGASRTSESLCQNNMVILKLLSEEVFDFSSGQITQVKAKHLKDSMCNEFSQIFQLCQFVMENSQNAPLVHATLETLLRFLNWIPLGYIFETKLISTLIYKFLNVPMFRNVSLKCLTEIAGVSVSQYEEQFVTLFTLTMMQLKQMLPLNTNIRLAYSNGKDDEQNFIQNLSLFLCTFLKEHGLLIEKRLNLRETLMEALHYMLLVSEVEETEIFKICLEYWNHLAAELYRESPFSTSASPLLSGSQHFDVPPRRQLYLPVLSKVRLLMVSRMAKPEEVLVVENDQGEVVREFMKDTDSINLYKNMRETLVYLTHLDYADTERIMTEKLHNQVNGTEWSWKNLNTLCWAIGSISGAMHEEDEKRFLVTVIKDLLGLCEQKRGKDNKAIIASNIMYIVGQYPRFLRAHWKFLKTVVNKLFEFMHETHDGVQDMACDTFIKIAQKCRRHFVQVQVGEVMPFIDEILNNINTIICDLQPQQVHTFYEAVGYMIGAQTDQTVQEHLIEKYMLLPNQVWDSIIQQATKNVDILKDPETVKQLGSILKTNVRACKAVGHPFVIQLGRIYLDMLNVYKCLSENISAAIQANGEMVTKQPLIRSMRTVKRETLKLISGWVSRSNDPQMVAENFVPPLLDAVLIDYQRNVPAAREPEVLSTMAIIVNKLGGHITAEIPQIFDAVFECTLNMINKDFEEYPEHRTNFFLLLQAVNSHCFPAFLAIPPAQFKLVLDSIIWAFKHTMRNVADTGLQILYTLLQNVAQEETAAQSFYQTYFCDILQHIFSVVTDTSHTAGLTMHASILAYMFNLVEEGKISTPLNPGNPVNNQMFIQEYVANLLKSAFPHLQDAQVKLFVTGLFSLNQDIPAFKEHLRDFLVQIKEFAGEDTSDLFLEERETALRQAQEEKHKLQMSVPGILNPHEIPEEMCD